A segment of the Candidatus Bathyarchaeota archaeon genome:
GCTGGTCTTGATGAACGCGTACTTTACGTTTTTGAGGCCACGTTTAAGTTTTCCATCCAGCATACGGAGAACAACCATGGTGTTGTCGGTCAGGTCCTCGTCGCTCATCTTCTGAGAACCAACAGACACCTGAATGATGGGTTGGTTACGCATGCGGACAACCACCGTTTTGCGGTGCTTACCAATCAACGCAGCGATGTCGGCGTTAGGTGGAACAGGAACAGGCATTTTGCCTCTTGGACCCAGAACGGGACCCAAAATCCTACCGACCAGAGGCATCAGAGGCGCTTCAGATATGAAGACGTCGTAGGTGGATGCGATTTTACGCAGTTCCTTCTTTTTGCCGTTTAACGCATCAAGATCGGCGCGTTCTATAACATGGTCAGCTTGAGAGTTCTTCGCTTTGAGGGCAAACTCGCCTGAAGCAATAACGCAGACCTTATTTGGTTTAAGGGTGTCGTGCGGAAGCTCAACAACCTCTTGGATTTTACCTTCTGGCGCCTTCATGTCGATTTCCTGAATGTCCAGAATCAGGTCTATGGTCTGGTTGAATTTTTTGTCTCCAGCTTGAGATTTTGCCTGTTTTATCGCTTCAGATATAGTCTTGTTGTCTAGGGGCATTTTTAAGCCTCGTGCCAATAGGGGATAAGAAACCCATTATAAAAATATTCGCCCAACATTAGTCGCTACCAAATAGGTTATCATAGTTGCCAGCGTCGATTTCTTTCTGGACATCTCGGGGGTCTTTGCCTTCAACGGTAACGCCGATGCTCACGCAGGTACCCAATAGCTCTTTGGCTGCATCCTTAATGTTCGAAGCCAAAAGCTGGGGACTCTTGATTTTGGCGATTTTAAGAATCTGCTCCATCGTGAGGTCGCCTGCTTTAACGGTGTTGGGAGTTCCGGAGCCCTTCTCGATTTTCAGTTCAGCGACGATGAGGGCGGATGAAGTGGGGGTGCCCACGGTTACCTCGAAGGTTTTATCTTCGGTGTCAACACTGACCTTGACTGGAACCTTCATTCCAGCGTATTCCTTGGTGACTTCGTTGATTTTGTTGACAATCGCCATGACGTTGACGCCTAAAGGACCCAAAGCTGGACCCAACGGGGGACCGGCGTTGGCTTGTCCGCCGCTAACGATTACTTCTACAACTTTCTTTTCTGGCATGTTTGTTTTCTCCTTATGCTTTTGCTTTTTCTACGAGTTTTACATAGTCTGAATGGACTGTAATGGGCAAAGTGAAGGTTGCCTCAAGCAACTCCAAGGTAACTTCGCCTTTAGATTTGTCGAGTCTTGTGATTTTCGCGCGCATTCCTTTGAAGGGTCCACCGGTGATTTCGACGACGTCGTCTTCATTGAGGTCCTCCATGACGGGTTTGCGGACGATGTAGCGTTCAATTTCGTTAAAGCTGATTAGCCCCGGAATTCGGCTGCGAACATGCCTGACTCCTGAGATGGCTTCCTCAACTAGGTGCGGTCCGTCTGCCTCTATGAAAACATAGCCTTTGAGGGTGTCGGGGACCAGAAGAGCCTTGATGGGTATATGGGTCATTTCTACCTTTGAGGCAATAAGCCGTGCCACGTTGCGTTCTTGACCTGTGGTGGTTTTCACTGCGAAAATCTTTACCT
Coding sequences within it:
- a CDS encoding 50S ribosomal protein L1, whose amino-acid sequence is MPLDNKTISEAIKQAKSQAGDKKFNQTIDLILDIQEIDMKAPEGKIQEVVELPHDTLKPNKVCVIASGEFALKAKNSQADHVIERADLDALNGKKKELRKIASTYDVFISEAPLMPLVGRILGPVLGPRGKMPVPVPPNADIAALIGKHRKTVVVRMRNQPIIQVSVGSQKMSDEDLTDNTMVVLRMLDGKLKRGLKNVKYAFIKTSMGEPVKIKP
- a CDS encoding 50S ribosomal protein L11 — protein: MPEKKVVEVIVSGGQANAGPPLGPALGPLGVNVMAIVNKINEVTKEYAGMKVPVKVSVDTEDKTFEVTVGTPTSSALIVAELKIEKGSGTPNTVKAGDLTMEQILKIAKIKSPQLLASNIKDAAKELLGTCVSIGVTVEGKDPRDVQKEIDAGNYDNLFGSD
- a CDS encoding transcription elongation factor Spt5, whose protein sequence is MDKKEELSQVKIFAVKTTTGQERNVARLIASKVEMTHIPIKALLVPDTLKGYVFIEADGPHLVEEAISGVRHVRSRIPGLISFNEIERYIVRKPVMEDLNEDDVVEITGGPFKGMRAKITRLDKSKGEVTLELLEATFTLPITVHSDYVKLVEKAKA